A single region of the Lactobacillus isalae genome encodes:
- a CDS encoding ATP-binding cassette domain-containing protein, whose translation MKRYILEFKSQFIFLTFLLTLVAGLDVYGAVIISNVINAIIKHKLTIFYQQIVVWILVWGLIIIIRYALSISETKFEQEIANKIRANILEAISNESYEKYNNSDNSRFVSWMNNDTQQIVDKGLTYLYTIIEAIALIGLSLITLWTYSVWIVFVALILAMVTLYLPRLLNNRLTQTSQALTKENENFVQVASDLLGNFNMLFSFNSLSLMRHDINNESKKLKNAYVAQAKVYGGIAALGFISNVISQISLTGLAGILAYRGIITIGAIFSISNLTSNIFNSVGNMPNYLSYIKSTEPIFDKFKKFIDDNPKDEKKNKLIPQTPFLEIKNVTFHYPRTKNDILCNFSYKFKKNRNYLLDGDSGCGKSTILKLLAGFYPSYKGKILLKGHNLNEYSQEQLHKDIFYLDQHPQVIKGTVRTNLNLTDHYCDRDLQRVLDQVHLESSSEFLDTYIEKGGSSLSGGQLQRLALARAVLRNFEIFLMDEGTTGVEKKISMELEQMLLKDPNKTVIVVNHSESKENLKMFDEIIEVKKF comes from the coding sequence ATGAAAAGATACATCTTAGAATTTAAATCGCAATTTATCTTTCTTACGTTTTTACTTACTCTAGTAGCTGGATTGGATGTATATGGTGCAGTAATTATTTCAAATGTAATTAATGCAATTATCAAACATAAACTTACGATTTTTTATCAGCAAATCGTAGTTTGGATTCTAGTTTGGGGTCTTATTATTATTATCCGGTACGCTCTTTCAATTTCTGAAACTAAATTTGAGCAAGAGATAGCCAATAAAATTCGCGCTAATATTTTAGAAGCAATTTCAAACGAAAGTTATGAAAAGTATAATAATTCAGATAATAGCCGTTTTGTTTCGTGGATGAATAATGATACACAGCAGATTGTTGATAAAGGATTAACATATCTATACACCATTATTGAAGCAATAGCCTTGATAGGTTTGTCTCTGATTACGCTTTGGACATATAGCGTTTGGATTGTATTTGTTGCATTAATTTTAGCCATGGTTACTTTATATCTTCCTCGATTACTGAACAATCGTTTAACCCAAACTTCTCAAGCTTTAACTAAAGAAAATGAAAATTTTGTACAAGTAGCATCCGACTTACTTGGAAATTTTAATATGTTGTTTTCTTTTAATAGCCTCTCTCTTATGAGACACGATATAAATAATGAATCTAAAAAATTAAAAAACGCCTATGTTGCTCAAGCAAAAGTATACGGTGGAATTGCAGCTTTAGGTTTTATTAGTAATGTGATTTCTCAAATTAGCTTAACTGGGTTAGCAGGAATTTTAGCTTATAGAGGCATTATTACGATCGGAGCTATTTTTTCAATTAGTAATTTGACCAGCAATATTTTTAATAGTGTAGGTAATATGCCGAATTATTTAAGCTATATCAAGAGTACAGAACCCATTTTTGATAAATTTAAAAAGTTTATTGATGACAATCCGAAGGATGAAAAGAAAAATAAATTGATACCACAGACTCCATTTTTGGAAATTAAGAATGTAACTTTTCATTATCCTCGTACTAAAAATGATATCTTATGTAACTTTTCATATAAGTTTAAAAAAAATAGAAATTATCTTCTTGATGGCGACAGTGGGTGCGGAAAAAGTACTATTTTAAAGCTGTTAGCAGGATTTTATCCATCTTACAAAGGAAAGATACTGCTTAAAGGACATAATTTAAACGAATATTCACAGGAGCAACTGCATAAAGATATTTTTTATTTAGATCAACACCCGCAAGTGATTAAGGGAACAGTACGGACTAATCTTAATCTAACTGATCATTATTGTGATAGAGATTTACAGAGAGTATTAGATCAGGTGCATTTAGAAAGTAGTAGTGAATTCTTGGATACTTATATTGAAAAAGGAGGAAGTAGCTTGTCTGGAGGGCAATTGCAAAGACTAGCCCTAGCTCGAGCTGTTTTACGAAATTTTGAAATATTTTTAATGGATGAAGGAACGACTGGTGTAGAAAAAAAGATATCAATGGAGTTAGAGCAGATGTTATTAAAAGATCCAAATAAAACAGTTATCGTGGTGAACCATAGTGAGTCTAAAGAAAATCTAAAAATGTTTGATGAGATAATTGAAGTCAAGAAATTTTAA
- a CDS encoding helix-turn-helix domain-containing protein yields the protein MTIGELLKEYRISQGKNQKEFTNNGLITSQSYYSKVEKNIHHITANSLIDLLHYNTIPLWEFFSRLHSTDDLRHQQIKDFNNMLSEAYYENNIDKMKNLKPLVNESNLSNKEKQEQLLLIDGWIEIMKDPSEKPNLKLRDKIKDKIFSIPNFNENKVTLFCNFMYFYDLESNKIIAKKIISQYIDSSNIKMQISLLAIIVNILAFSLSNNKENDTGYFLEKGERIKIKPELVFYKSAFYFFKNILLYHQTKNNEYYTKSNQIKDFLISIGMIQYGKILEDLLIKYK from the coding sequence ATGACAATTGGTGAATTACTAAAAGAATATCGAATTAGTCAAGGTAAAAATCAAAAAGAATTTACAAACAATGGTTTAATTACGAGTCAGTCTTATTATTCTAAAGTAGAAAAAAATATTCATCACATTACCGCAAATAGTTTAATTGACTTACTTCATTACAATACTATCCCTTTATGGGAGTTTTTTAGTAGATTACATTCAACTGACGATCTCCGCCATCAACAAATAAAAGATTTTAATAATATGCTGTCTGAAGCCTACTACGAAAATAATATTGATAAAATGAAGAATCTTAAGCCTCTCGTAAACGAAAGTAATCTTTCAAATAAAGAAAAACAAGAACAGCTTCTATTAATAGACGGCTGGATAGAAATAATGAAAGATCCTTCCGAAAAACCTAACTTAAAATTAAGAGATAAAATAAAAGATAAAATATTTAGTATTCCTAATTTTAATGAAAATAAAGTAACTTTATTCTGTAATTTCATGTACTTCTATGATTTAGAAAGTAATAAAATAATTGCTAAAAAAATAATTAGCCAATACATTGATTCTTCTAATATTAAAATGCAAATTTCCTTACTTGCTATAATAGTGAATATCTTAGCTTTTTCTTTAAGTAATAATAAAGAAAACGATACTGGTTATTTTCTTGAAAAAGGAGAAAGAATAAAAATTAAACCTGAACTAGTATTTTATAAATCGGCTTTCTATTTCTTCAAAAATATCCTTCTTTATCATCAAACTAAAAATAATGAATATTACACCAAAAGTAACCAAATAAAAGATTTCTTAATCAGTATTGGCATGATTCAATACGGAAAAATTCTGGAAGACCTTCTCATTAAATATAAATAA